A stretch of the Terriglobales bacterium genome encodes the following:
- a CDS encoding glycosyltransferase family 4 protein has protein sequence MTLTKTPATPRGLGRPRVLHAVTASVSLSLMRGQLRFLRDAGFLVAAVSAPGDELETLHEREGVAGFAIPMESGVAPVADPVSLWELWQLLRRFRPQITNVGTTKAGLLGGLVARCAGVPCRVYTLHGVSFETAKGMKRRVMKLVEKMACNSAHVVICLSEGVRQKAVEQGLVDAERAVVLASGSGNGVDAARFAPTDERRRQAQALRGQLGIPHDAPVIGFVGRVNRSKGVPELVSAFARLRHSMPGLRLLMLGDFESLDPLPPDTRGLLDTDNRILCPGHVADTAAYYQVMDVVCLPSHGEGFPPVVLEAQAAARPVVATAVTGCTDAIEHGVTGLLVPPHDLDALTDALEQVLTDPAQARRLSQAGRAHVVRDFRPEALWKALDDEYRRLLKKRSMPLPVPQKKESSEVVTADSRVAAS, from the coding sequence GTGACCCTCACCAAGACTCCAGCCACTCCCAGGGGCTTGGGGCGTCCGCGCGTGCTGCACGCCGTGACTGCCTCGGTCAGTCTGAGTTTGATGCGCGGCCAGCTCCGCTTTCTGCGTGATGCCGGCTTCCTGGTGGCTGCCGTCTCCGCCCCCGGCGATGAGCTCGAGACCCTGCACGAGCGCGAAGGCGTAGCCGGTTTTGCCATCCCCATGGAGAGCGGGGTCGCGCCTGTGGCCGACCCGGTTTCGCTGTGGGAGCTGTGGCAGCTCTTGCGCCGCTTCCGGCCTCAGATCACCAACGTGGGTACCACCAAGGCCGGCCTGCTTGGCGGGCTGGTGGCGCGCTGCGCCGGAGTCCCTTGCCGCGTGTACACGCTGCATGGGGTGAGCTTTGAGACCGCCAAGGGCATGAAGCGCAGGGTGATGAAGTTGGTGGAAAAGATGGCCTGCAATTCCGCCCATGTTGTGATTTGCCTCAGCGAGGGCGTGCGCCAGAAAGCGGTCGAGCAAGGACTGGTGGATGCCGAGCGCGCCGTGGTGCTGGCCAGCGGCAGCGGCAACGGCGTGGACGCCGCGCGCTTCGCTCCCACCGACGAACGCCGCCGGCAGGCCCAGGCTCTGCGCGGGCAACTGGGGATCCCCCACGACGCGCCCGTCATCGGCTTCGTCGGTCGCGTGAACCGCTCCAAGGGGGTCCCGGAGCTGGTGAGCGCCTTCGCCCGCCTCCGCCATTCCATGCCCGGGCTGCGCCTGCTGATGCTGGGAGACTTCGAATCGCTCGACCCTTTGCCTCCGGACACCCGGGGCCTTCTCGACACCGACAACCGTATCCTCTGTCCCGGCCATGTGGCTGACACTGCCGCCTACTATCAAGTGATGGACGTGGTCTGCTTGCCCAGCCATGGCGAAGGCTTTCCACCCGTCGTTCTGGAAGCGCAGGCGGCAGCGCGCCCGGTGGTGGCCACGGCGGTCACAGGCTGCACGGACGCCATCGAGCACGGCGTTACCGGGCTGCTGGTTCCTCCCCACGACCTCGACGCGCTGACCGACGCCCTGGAGCAGGTGCTGACCGACCCGGCCCAGGCCCGGCGGTTGAGCCAGGCCGGGCGCGCGCACGTCGTGCGCGACTTCCGCCCGGAGGCCCTCTGGAAGGCGCTGGACGACGAATACCGCCGGTTGCTCAAAAAGCGCAGCATGCCGCTGCCGGTCCCGCAGAAGAAGGAAAGTTCAGAAGTGGTGACAGCGGACTCCAGAGTCGCCGCCTCATAG